A stretch of Pogona vitticeps strain Pit_001003342236 chromosome 5, PviZW2.1, whole genome shotgun sequence DNA encodes these proteins:
- the TRIOBP gene encoding TRIO and F-actin-binding protein isoform X6 yields MPDLLNFKKGWMSILNKPGEWTKHWFVLTDSSLRYYRDSNAEEADDLDGEIDLRSCTDVTEYAVQRNYGFQIHTKDGVFTLSAMTSGIRRNWIEALRKSIRPASVPDVTKLSDCNKENAFRSYGSPKSSFRSEEQRPSTGPEVIAKGSGSSRKADSQRHAFDYVELSPLQQGSPLNQGSPQRTRGSTRATDGKREELERDLALRSEERRKWFESPATGVLQTDGPVGDFGPKTGVQDSAGMPLTEAQRNRLSEEIEKKWKELERLPLKDSKRVPLMALLNQGKGGREDASEALEKEVQLLRSQLESLRAQNEAKSHRDVQIPRGYISQDACERSLAEMETSHRQVMAELQRHHQREMERLQQEKERLLSEEAAATAAAIEALKKAHREELNKELSRTRSFQKGVSDVNTLQQQHQSDVESLKRELQVLSEQYSQKCLQIGDLVQKAEAQEQTLQHCQQEGKELLRQNQELQKRLSEEIGQLRAFIAAQSSRDGASHNNERSSCELEVLLRVKENELQYLKQEVQCLRDELLMMQKDKKFASGKYQDVYLELNHIKQRSEREIEQLKEHLRLAMAALQEKEMLHNSIGK; encoded by the exons ACTCCAACGCAGAGGAG GCAGATGACCTGGATGGAGAAATCGACCTACGCTCTTGTACCGATGTGACAGAATATGCAGTGCAGCGGAACTATGGTTTCCAGATACAC ACTAAAGATGGTGTCTTCACGTTATCTGCAATGACATCAGGAATCCGACGGAACTGGATTGAAGCTCTGAGGAAAAGTATACGCCCTGCCAGTGTGCCAGACGTCACAAA GCTCTCTGATTGCAACAAGGAGAATGCCTTCCGCAGCTACGGGTCTCCCAAGAGCTCTTTCCGGTCAGAGGAGCAGCGACCCAGCACTGGACCTGAGGTCATAGCCaagggcagtggcagcagccgGAAGGCAGACAGCCAGCGCCATGCCTTTGACTACGTGGAGCTGTCCCCCTTGCAGCAGGGCTCCCCTTTGAATCAGGGCTCCCCACAGCGGACAAGGGGAAGCACAAGAGCTACAGACGGCAAGCGTGAAGAGCTGGAACGGGACCTCGCCCTCCGCTCCGAGGAGCGCCGGAAGTGGTTTGAGTCTCCGGCTACTGGCGTCCTGCAGACAGATGGCCCCGTGGGGGATTTCGGTCCTAAAACTGGGGTCCAGGACTCCGCGGGGATGCCACTCACTGAGGCTCAGAGGAATCGGCTGAGTGAAGAAATCGAGAAGAAATGGAAGGAACTGGAACGTCTGCCCCTAAAGGACTCCAAGCGGGTACCTCTGATGGCACTGCTGAACCAGGGCAAAGGAGGTCGTGAGGATGCCAGCGAGGCACTAGAGAAAGAG GTCCAGCTGTTGAGGTCACAACTGGAGTCCTTGCGTGCCCAGAATGAGGCAAAATCTCACAGAGATGTGCAAATACCTCGAGGTTACATCTCTCAG GATGCATGTGAGCGCAGTTTAGCCGAGATGGAGACTTCCCACCGGCAGGTCATGGCAGAGCTGCAGCGGCACCACCAGCGGGAGATGGAGCGGTTGCAGCAGGAGAAGGAGCGGCTTCTGTCTGAGGAGGCGGCCGCCACTGCAGCAG CCATTGAAGCACTGAAGAAGGCGCACAGGGAGGAACTCAACAAAGAGCTCAGCAGGACACGTAGTTTCCAGAAGGGGGTATCAGACGTGAATACTCTCCAGCAACAACATCA GTCCGATGTGGAGTCTCTGAAGCGGGAGCTGCAGGTGCTTTCGGAGCAGTATTCCCAGAAATGCCTGCAGATCGGGGACCTTGTGCAGAAGGCAGAGGCGCAGGAGCAAACACTGCAGCACTGCCAACAAGAGGGAAAGGAGTTGCTGCGGCAAAACCAG GAGTTACAGAAGCGTCTGTCCGAGGAGATTGGGCAGTTACGGGCCTTCATTGCAGCCCAGAGCTCACGGGATGGTGCTTCACACAACAACGAAAGAAGCTCTTGTGAGTTAGAG gtgCTGCTCCGAGTGAAGGAGAATGAACTCCAGTATCTGAAACAAGAAGTCCAGTGTCTTAGGGATGAACTTCTAATGATGCAAAAG GACAAAAAGTTTGCATCAGGGAAATACCAGGACGTCTATCTGGAGCTGAACCACATCAAGCAGCGGTCTGAGCGAGAGATTGAGCAGCTGAAGGAGCACTTGCGCTTAGCCATGGCGGCCCTCCAAGAGAAGGAGATGCTACACAACAGTATCGGTAAGTAG
- the TRIOBP gene encoding TRIO and F-actin-binding protein isoform X5 gives MTPDLLNFKKGWMSILNKPGEWTKHWFVLTDSSLRYYRDSNAEEADDLDGEIDLRSCTDVTEYAVQRNYGFQIHTKDGVFTLSAMTSGIRRNWIEALRKSIRPASVPDVTKLSDCNKENAFRSYGSPKSSFRSEEQRPSTGPEVIAKGSGSSRKADSQRHAFDYVELSPLQQGSPLNQGSPQRTRGSTRATDGKREELERDLALRSEERRKWFESPATGVLQTDGPVGDFGPKTGVQDSAGMPLTEAQRNRLSEEIEKKWKELERLPLKDSKRVPLMALLNQGKGGREDASEALEKEVQLLRSQLESLRAQNEAKSHRDVQIPRGYISQDACERSLAEMETSHRQVMAELQRHHQREMERLQQEKERLLSEEAAATAAAIEALKKAHREELNKELSRTRSFQKGVSDVNTLQQQHQSDVESLKRELQVLSEQYSQKCLQIGDLVQKAEAQEQTLQHCQQEGKELLRQNQELQKRLSEEIGQLRAFIAAQSSRDGASHNNERSSCELEVLLRVKENELQYLKQEVQCLRDELLMMQKDKKFASGKYQDVYLELNHIKQRSEREIEQLKEHLRLAMAALQEKEMLHNSIGK, from the exons ACTCCAACGCAGAGGAG GCAGATGACCTGGATGGAGAAATCGACCTACGCTCTTGTACCGATGTGACAGAATATGCAGTGCAGCGGAACTATGGTTTCCAGATACAC ACTAAAGATGGTGTCTTCACGTTATCTGCAATGACATCAGGAATCCGACGGAACTGGATTGAAGCTCTGAGGAAAAGTATACGCCCTGCCAGTGTGCCAGACGTCACAAA GCTCTCTGATTGCAACAAGGAGAATGCCTTCCGCAGCTACGGGTCTCCCAAGAGCTCTTTCCGGTCAGAGGAGCAGCGACCCAGCACTGGACCTGAGGTCATAGCCaagggcagtggcagcagccgGAAGGCAGACAGCCAGCGCCATGCCTTTGACTACGTGGAGCTGTCCCCCTTGCAGCAGGGCTCCCCTTTGAATCAGGGCTCCCCACAGCGGACAAGGGGAAGCACAAGAGCTACAGACGGCAAGCGTGAAGAGCTGGAACGGGACCTCGCCCTCCGCTCCGAGGAGCGCCGGAAGTGGTTTGAGTCTCCGGCTACTGGCGTCCTGCAGACAGATGGCCCCGTGGGGGATTTCGGTCCTAAAACTGGGGTCCAGGACTCCGCGGGGATGCCACTCACTGAGGCTCAGAGGAATCGGCTGAGTGAAGAAATCGAGAAGAAATGGAAGGAACTGGAACGTCTGCCCCTAAAGGACTCCAAGCGGGTACCTCTGATGGCACTGCTGAACCAGGGCAAAGGAGGTCGTGAGGATGCCAGCGAGGCACTAGAGAAAGAG GTCCAGCTGTTGAGGTCACAACTGGAGTCCTTGCGTGCCCAGAATGAGGCAAAATCTCACAGAGATGTGCAAATACCTCGAGGTTACATCTCTCAG GATGCATGTGAGCGCAGTTTAGCCGAGATGGAGACTTCCCACCGGCAGGTCATGGCAGAGCTGCAGCGGCACCACCAGCGGGAGATGGAGCGGTTGCAGCAGGAGAAGGAGCGGCTTCTGTCTGAGGAGGCGGCCGCCACTGCAGCAG CCATTGAAGCACTGAAGAAGGCGCACAGGGAGGAACTCAACAAAGAGCTCAGCAGGACACGTAGTTTCCAGAAGGGGGTATCAGACGTGAATACTCTCCAGCAACAACATCA GTCCGATGTGGAGTCTCTGAAGCGGGAGCTGCAGGTGCTTTCGGAGCAGTATTCCCAGAAATGCCTGCAGATCGGGGACCTTGTGCAGAAGGCAGAGGCGCAGGAGCAAACACTGCAGCACTGCCAACAAGAGGGAAAGGAGTTGCTGCGGCAAAACCAG GAGTTACAGAAGCGTCTGTCCGAGGAGATTGGGCAGTTACGGGCCTTCATTGCAGCCCAGAGCTCACGGGATGGTGCTTCACACAACAACGAAAGAAGCTCTTGTGAGTTAGAG gtgCTGCTCCGAGTGAAGGAGAATGAACTCCAGTATCTGAAACAAGAAGTCCAGTGTCTTAGGGATGAACTTCTAATGATGCAAAAG GACAAAAAGTTTGCATCAGGGAAATACCAGGACGTCTATCTGGAGCTGAACCACATCAAGCAGCGGTCTGAGCGAGAGATTGAGCAGCTGAAGGAGCACTTGCGCTTAGCCATGGCGGCCCTCCAAGAGAAGGAGATGCTACACAACAGTATCGGTAAGTAG